From the genome of Malus sylvestris chromosome 6, drMalSylv7.2, whole genome shotgun sequence, one region includes:
- the LOC126626906 gene encoding nascent polypeptide-associated complex subunit beta-like isoform X2, with protein sequence MNREKLMKMAGAVRTGGKGSVRRKKKAVHKTTTTDDKRLQSTLKRIGVNAIPAIEEVNIFKDDVVIQFINPKVQASIAANTWVVSGSPQTKRPDNLDNLKKLAEQFQKQAPGAGGATAQEDDDDEVPELVAGETFEAAAEEKDKEENQAS encoded by the exons ATGAATAGGGAGAAACTTATGAAGATGGCTGGTGCGGTTCGCACTGGTGGAAAGGGCAGCGTGAGGAG AAAGAAGAAGGCTGTTCACAAGACAACTACCACAGACGACAAACGGCTTCAGAGCACCCTCAAGAGGATAGGGGTGAATGCTATTCCTGCAATCGAGGAAGTTAACATATTCAAGGATGATGTAGTTATCCAGTTCATAAACCCAAAAG TTCAAGCTTCAATTGCTGCCAACACCTGGGTTGTTAGCGGTTCTCCTCAAACAAAGA GGCCTGATAACTTGGACAATTTGAAGAAGTTGGCTGAGCAGTTCCAGAAGCAAGCACCTGGTGCTGGTGGAGCCACTGCACAAGAGGACGATGATGATGAGGTCCCTGAGCTTGTGGCTGGGGAGACCTTTGAAGCTGCTGCAGAGGAGAAGGACAAGGAGGAGAATCAAGCTTCTTAG
- the LOC126626906 gene encoding nascent polypeptide-associated complex subunit beta-like isoform X1 encodes MNREKLMKMAGAVRTGGKGSVRRKKKAVHKTTTTDDKRLQSTLKRIGVNAIPAIEEVNIFKDDVVIQFINPKVQASIAANTWVVSGSPQTKKLQDILPSIISHLGPDNLDNLKKLAEQFQKQAPGAGGATAQEDDDDEVPELVAGETFEAAAEEKDKEENQAS; translated from the exons ATGAATAGGGAGAAACTTATGAAGATGGCTGGTGCGGTTCGCACTGGTGGAAAGGGCAGCGTGAGGAG AAAGAAGAAGGCTGTTCACAAGACAACTACCACAGACGACAAACGGCTTCAGAGCACCCTCAAGAGGATAGGGGTGAATGCTATTCCTGCAATCGAGGAAGTTAACATATTCAAGGATGATGTAGTTATCCAGTTCATAAACCCAAAAG TTCAAGCTTCAATTGCTGCCAACACCTGGGTTGTTAGCGGTTCTCCTCAAACAAAGA AGTTGCAAGATATTCTTCCCAGTATTATCAGCCACTTGG GGCCTGATAACTTGGACAATTTGAAGAAGTTGGCTGAGCAGTTCCAGAAGCAAGCACCTGGTGCTGGTGGAGCCACTGCACAAGAGGACGATGATGATGAGGTCCCTGAGCTTGTGGCTGGGGAGACCTTTGAAGCTGCTGCAGAGGAGAAGGACAAGGAGGAGAATCAAGCTTCTTAG